The Gemmatimonadota bacterium genome has a segment encoding these proteins:
- a CDS encoding ABC transporter permease produces MAFWLPVVSLWRRELVRFARDRNRLFGAIGQPLVFWLLLGAGFEKSFAPLGISSGYLEYIYPGILLLIVLFTAIFSTISVIEDRREGFMQSVLVAPVSRTGLVLGKVLGGGTLAFLESLIFLVFLAFLDIPISIASLGMTLIFLAVLGIALTALGFAIAWQASSTAGFHAVMNLLLFPMWALSGAFFPAEGASRWLAYLMAINPLTYGMDGLRQSLYLTTSGANTHLWFCGIISVAFAVLTLSAAVWQVCRIKN; encoded by the coding sequence ATGGCTTTCTGGTTGCCCGTGGTGTCGCTCTGGCGGCGCGAACTGGTGCGCTTTGCCCGAGATCGCAATCGATTATTCGGTGCAATAGGCCAACCTCTCGTGTTCTGGTTGCTATTGGGCGCTGGTTTTGAAAAGTCTTTCGCACCCCTGGGTATTTCCAGTGGATATCTGGAATATATTTATCCGGGAATATTGTTGCTGATTGTGTTATTTACAGCGATCTTTTCGACTATCTCGGTCATTGAAGACCGGCGAGAAGGATTTATGCAATCGGTGCTGGTCGCGCCCGTATCCCGGACCGGATTAGTGCTCGGCAAGGTCTTGGGCGGAGGAACCCTGGCCTTTTTGGAAAGCCTGATATTTCTGGTATTTCTGGCCTTTTTGGATATACCCATCAGCATTGCATCTTTGGGCATGACCCTCATTTTCCTGGCTGTACTGGGCATTGCCCTCACAGCTTTGGGCTTTGCAATAGCCTGGCAGGCTTCATCCACTGCGGGATTCCACGCGGTAATGAATTTGCTTTTATTCCCCATGTGGGCACTTTCTGGCGCATTTTTCCCCGCGGAAGGTGCGTCGCGGTGGCTGGCGTACCTGATGGCAATAAATCCATTGACTTACGGTATGGACGGCTTACGCCAATCTCTTTACCTCACAACATCCGGCGCAAATACCCATTTGTGGTTTTGCGGTATAATAAGCGTGGCATTTGCAGTCCTGACCCTCAGCGCAGCCGTGTGGCAGGTAT
- a CDS encoding ATP-binding cassette domain-containing protein, with amino-acid sequence MSHKFGEHVALDSITLQVMAGEMYGLLGPNGGGKTTLFRMLCTMLSPDHGSIHLLGKNAATGAVRARIGVVFQHPSLDTRLTVLENLRHQGHLYGLKGRSLSQRIEEVLDMMALTDRAKDRVEVLSGGLQRRVELCKSLLHHPKILIFDEPCTGLDPGARRGFWDDLDILRRTYGTTLVLTTHFMEEAERCDRIGILDRGRLIAEGTPEALKRTVGCEVITLETRDSKSLQLQIEKVVGRDVQIIDGQVRIPCDDGQQLLAQLYPLLRENVQAMTLSVPTLEDVFVQRTGHGFQVEDQ; translated from the coding sequence GTGAGCCACAAATTTGGTGAGCATGTGGCCTTAGACAGTATCACATTACAGGTGATGGCCGGGGAAATGTACGGTCTTTTAGGCCCCAATGGAGGGGGAAAGACCACCCTATTTCGCATGTTGTGTACCATGCTGTCTCCCGACCACGGTTCAATTCACCTGTTGGGCAAAAACGCTGCTACCGGTGCTGTGCGCGCACGCATCGGGGTGGTTTTCCAGCATCCCAGCTTAGATACCCGTTTGACCGTATTGGAAAATTTGCGCCATCAAGGCCACCTCTACGGCTTGAAAGGCCGCTCGCTCTCCCAACGCATCGAAGAAGTACTGGACATGATGGCCCTCACCGATCGCGCAAAAGATCGGGTAGAAGTACTATCTGGCGGCTTACAGCGACGCGTTGAACTGTGCAAAAGTTTGCTGCACCACCCCAAAATATTGATATTTGATGAACCCTGCACAGGGCTTGATCCCGGTGCGCGGCGAGGATTTTGGGATGATCTGGATATTTTGCGGCGGACCTATGGCACGACACTGGTATTGACAACCCATTTTATGGAAGAGGCCGAGCGCTGTGACCGCATTGGCATTTTAGATCGTGGACGGCTAATTGCCGAAGGTACACCCGAGGCATTGAAGCGCACAGTGGGGTGCGAAGTCATTACCCTCGAGACACGCGATTCCAAAAGCCTGCAATTGCAAATCGAAAAAGTTGTGGGCCGCGATGTCCAGATAATTGATGGGCAGGTGCGTATTCCCTGCGATGACGGGCAGCAGTTATTAGCACAGTTGTATCCCCTTCTGCGAGAGAATGTTCAAGCCATGACTTTAAGCGTGCCCACACTTGAGGATGTTTTTGTGCAGCGAACGGGACACGGATTCCAAGTGGAGGATCAGTAG
- the cyoE gene encoding heme o synthase produces the protein MNAELVHAKTFVNDLFVLIKFRIGLMVVFSTSVGYVLGMGYVPDPIHIFHVLFATFLTTSGTGVLNQFMERERDARMGRTADRPLPAGRIAPELAFCFGLILSGMGILYLGVLVNILTALVGLLTVVVYLLLYTPLKPKTPHNTSIGAIAGALPPVGGWTAATGVLSGEALALFGILFLWQFPHFLSIAWLYREDYARGGFRMLPIEDPQGHRTAHQVVLYTLVLLSCSLIPALLGMAGVAYFGVAVLLGLGLLYASLTFAQSRTDVLARRLMRATLIYLPVLWTVMMLDKIA, from the coding sequence ATGAACGCCGAACTGGTACATGCAAAAACATTTGTGAACGACTTATTTGTTTTAATTAAATTTCGGATTGGGCTAATGGTCGTGTTTAGCACTTCTGTGGGATATGTGCTCGGCATGGGATATGTTCCCGATCCGATTCACATCTTCCATGTGCTATTCGCCACTTTTTTGACTACATCTGGCACGGGTGTTTTGAACCAGTTTATGGAGCGCGAGCGCGATGCGAGAATGGGACGCACGGCTGACCGACCACTGCCTGCGGGACGCATTGCGCCAGAGCTGGCCTTTTGCTTCGGGCTAATTTTGAGTGGTATGGGCATTCTCTATCTGGGGGTGCTGGTCAATATTTTGACCGCACTGGTGGGATTATTAACCGTAGTGGTATATTTGCTCCTCTATACGCCCTTAAAGCCCAAAACACCGCACAATACATCTATTGGTGCCATCGCAGGCGCATTGCCGCCAGTAGGTGGATGGACCGCGGCAACAGGTGTTTTGAGTGGCGAAGCGCTGGCTCTATTTGGCATTTTGTTTTTGTGGCAATTCCCCCATTTTTTGTCCATTGCCTGGCTTTATCGAGAAGATTACGCACGAGGCGGATTTCGCATGCTACCCATAGAAGACCCGCAAGGCCATAGAACCGCCCATCAGGTAGTACTTTATACTCTGGTCTTGTTGTCGTGCAGCCTGATACCAGCGCTATTGGGCATGGCTGGTGTCGCGTATTTTGGCGTTGCCGTTTTGCTCGGCCTGGGCCTGTTGTACGCCAGTTTAACCTTTGCGCAGTCGCGTACAGATGTGTTAGCGCGTCGCCTGATGCGAGCGACGCTCATATATCTGCCCGTATTGTGGACAGTAATGATGTTGGACAAAATCGCGTGA